A window from Lytechinus pictus isolate F3 Inbred chromosome 9, Lp3.0, whole genome shotgun sequence encodes these proteins:
- the LOC129267858 gene encoding uncharacterized protein LOC129267858, with translation MAASSKIHTLHLDPLSESLIPSVCKHLARFICCLPCLTNLTITGIGLLPDDFFIDLASMAASSKIHSLDLDLPRVYHAPLSSSACKHLARFICCLPRLTNLTITRIVKLHDDFFIEFTSMAASSKIHTLVLGFERPLHGPLSSSGCKHLARFICCLPCLTNLMITGIDLLHGDFFIDFASMAASLKSPYFMERKHIPFLDKYWSRWRELQSPAESSSSASSTNHSEVEPSQHQGPPTGLTNLPHHQLEVATLSDSSIGVHSDSGSMNPSKTYPHRAHTESIRSTSEQVDLTTRQHLDEFDRYLEAYLAAKNYTHVSSHSLGHSSDSDTRQQYGSSVRTSTAVLKRQEQPTQMEPDTLLPSSSSYINSRMLMHGSGSSIGRKPFFEHDDDHCMPSTSGIASLQRAHPADTDPISNEHILESRESSDDTEDDEETTAGSMERDRHPPHSQSKRIHSESSDDTKDDKDETEESVDLVDARPRKRRAKTNRDPTSP, from the exons ATGGCAGCATcgtcaaag ATCCATACATTACATCTCGATCCATTATCTGAATCTCTGATTCCATCTGTATGCAAGCATCTAGCCAGATTTATTTGCTGTCTACCCTGTCTTACAAACCTCACGATCACTGGCATTGGCCTGCTAcctgatgatttcttcattgattTAGCTTCCATGGCAGCATCATCAAAG ATCCATTCATTAGATCTCGACTTGCCACGGGTTTATCATGCACCTCTGAGTTCATCTGCATGTAAGCATCTAGCCAGATTTATTTGCTGTCTACCCCGTCTTACAAACCTCACGATCACTCGCATTGTCAAGCTAcatgatgatttcttcattgaatTCACTTCCATGGCAGCATCGTCAAAG ATCCATACATTAGTTCTCGGCTTTGAACGGCCCCTGCATGGACCTCTGAGTTCATCTGGATGCAAGCATCTAGCCAGATTTATCTGCTGTCTACCCTGTCTTACAAACCTCATGATCACTGGCATTGACCTGCTACATGGTGATTTCTTCATTGATTTTGCTTCCATGGCAGCATCGTTAAAG AGTCCTTACTTCATGGAAAGGAAACACATCCCTTTCTTAGATAAGTACTGGTCAAGATGGAGAGAGCTTCAATCGCCTGCTGAAAGTAGTTCATCCGCCTCTTCTACTAACCATTCTGAAGTTGAGCCATCGCAGCACCAAGGGCCTCCTACTGGACTAACCAACCTTCCTCACCACCAACTAGAAGTAGCAACATTGAGTGATTCTTCAATAGGTGTTCACTCAGATTCAGGGTCAATGAACCCATCGAAAACCTATCCACATCGGGCACATACAGAGTCAATCCGATCCACTTCCGAACAAGTAGACTTGACCACAAGGCAACATCTTGATGAGTTCGATCGTTATCTTGAGGCATATCTAGCTGCCAAGAATTACACCCATGTTTCTAGTCATTCACTTGGACACTCCTCAGACTCGGATACGAGACAACAGTATGGCTCCTCAGTAAGAACCAGCACTGCAGTACTCAAGAGACAAGAACAACCAACCCAAATGGAACCTGATACCTTactaccatcatcttcatcatacaTCAATTCACGAATGTTGATGCATGGAAGTGGTTCCTCAATTGGAAGGAAACCTTTTTTCGAGCACGATGACGACCATTGCATGCCTTCAACGAGTGGCATCGCTTCCTTACAGAGAGCACACCCTGCTGACACGG ATCCAATCTCGAATGAACATATTCTTGAAAGTCG TGAAAGCAGCGATGACactgaagatgatgaagagacAACTGCGGGGAGCATGGAAAGGGATCGGCACCCACCACATTCACAAAGTAAACGCATCCACAGTGAAAGCAGCGACGATACCAAGGATGATAAGGATGAAACTGAGGAGAGCGTGGACTTGGTGGATGCACGTCCAAGAAAGCGACGAGCTAAGACAAATCGGGATCCAACATCGCCCTAA